From the Planktothricoides raciborskii GIHE-MW2 genome, the window TGGTGCCAGTGCCCGCCGAACTCAATGATTTAGAATTGCGGGAAATGGTGAATCAAGAAGCGGGGCTATACTTACCCTTTCCCAGGGAAGAGGCTGATGTAGATTATCAAAAGATGGGGGTGTTTGAGGATGAAGACGGAATTTCTAAATTCCAAGTCCTCCTAGTGGCAACTCGTAAAGAAGTCACCGATACTTATATTAGTACCTTTGAACAAGCAGGGTTAAAGATTGATGTTTTAGATTTAACTATTTTTTCCCTGCTGCGGACGATTCAAGGTGAATTAAGCCAACTGCCCCAAGAAGAACCAGTGGCGATCGCGGACATTGAATTTGACAGCACCGAAATAGCCATTCTCATGGATGGCATTCCCCAATTTTCCCGCACTATTCCCATTGGCACTTACCAAGTTCAGATGGCACTGTCCCAAGCCATGAACTTGCCTCCCTCCAGACAGACCGATATGCTACAAGAGATATCGATTCCCGCTAATCCAACGGAAATTACTGGGGAGGGTACAATGGGAGAAAGCAATCCTGGAGTCCAGGCAATTGTTAAAGTATTGTCTGAGCTTACCGATGAATTGCGGCGATCCATTGACTTTTTTATCAATCAAAGTGAAGGCCCTGATGTCTCCCAGCTATTTCTCGCCGGACCAGGGGCAGCGATCGGCCAAATCGAGGAATTTTTTAGTCATCGATTAGGTTTACCCGTTATGATCGTCGATCCAGTTGGTGACTTGGCGATCGAAGATGAAGAACAAAAACTATCCCAAGCCATCCACCCAGCATTGGGGGTCGTCTTGGGTCTAGGAATGCGAGAGGTCTAATCATTATGTATTCTATTGATATTAATTTTCTTAATGACCGACCTGATTATAAGCCACCGGATATTTCCAAACCAATTCCAGGTAAACAGACATCCACTGCCAGTCTTCCTTTCCTGATTGGGGGGGCAGCGGTGGCGGTGGCTGCCATTTGTAGTGCCGGGGGGTGGTGGTGGATTGTCACTACCAAAAATGCCCAATTACAAGCAGAAATTACAAAATTAGAAAGTGAAAGTGGTCTGCTAGAAGCTGAAGTGAAGAAAGTTGAAGAACTGGAAAATAAAACCAAGCAATATAATGAGCAAACTAAATTTTTTACCAGTATCTTTAACACTTCAGTCAAACCCTTATCCTCTTTGCTAGATGAATTGAGTAGCATTCTGCCTCCTGGGATGCAACTTTCCCAGATTAGTCAGACCTTGAAACCAGCAGAAGGAGAAAATATTCAAGCCAACACTCCTTGGGGGGTGATTTCACAAGATATAGAAATTACTGGACTTTCTCCTAGCTTTGCCGAAGTGAACGATTTGCTATTAATTCTGAAAAGCTCTCCTTTTTTTAATGAAAAAGAAACTGCATTAGTGGAAGCAGAGTTAATAGAGATTCCCATACAAGTAGAATGGACGGGAATTGGGGATGCGCCAGAAAATTTAACTCCCAAAGTGGTGCAATATAAAATTTCAACGAAGGCCACCAATGTTCTGGCTTCAGAAATACTCCCAGATTTACAAAGAACAAACGCACAAGGACTATTAAGTAGGCTGAATCGATTACAACAATTAGGGGTGAAGTTCGATGACACTAGCAAGTGAAGAAGGTTTTGTACCTCAACAGGAAAGTCCGCCGCCGCCGCCAGGTAGTTTGGTAGTCGGCCCACTGGTAATTACTCCCCAGATCCAAGGGATTGCGATTGCTTTGGTTGGGGTGGCTTTGGCGGGGGTTGTGGGCTGGAAATTGATTTTACCAGCTATGACCCAAACTCAAGAACTGGAAGCAAAAATTAGTGAATTAAACAATAACATTGAAGGGCAGAAAAAAAGAAAAGCTAAATTAGAAGAAGTCACGAATCAACTAGAAACTGCCAAACAGGAAAAAGAAAGTGTGATGGCATTATTTGGGAAAAACGACTTTTTGGATACCTTGCTATTTGATGTGAACAAAATCGTGGTGGAAAAACACCAGGGAACAATAGACAAGTTTAATCCGGTGAAAAGTTCTAGTAGTGGTTGGATTCTCGGGCAGACTGACGCCACTGCCGAGGCACAACCAGCCCCAGCAGACCCGGCTGCCCCACCGGGTCCTAAATTATCAGAAGCGATCGAAGGGGTGACGATTGAGGTAGAGATGCAAGGCAAGTGGGAACAACAGCAGGCTGCTTTGCAGGATTTGGAAAGATTACCGGCAATGGTGTTAATGGATGCATTTGTGTTAGAAGTCGATCGCTCTAACCAAAAACTTCTGTCTCCTAGACCGAATCAATTTATTCCTCAAGGAGAACCCCAACTCAAGACCAGGTTTAATTTATTGGCGGTTGTGCCTTTACCCGCCGAACAGTTAGAAAAGCTGGCCGCACCTCCGCCACCGAAGGAAGAAGAAAAGAAAGAGGGTGAAGCTGCCCCGGCAACGCCCGAAGCCAAGGCAGAATAAACCACAGCAAATCCGGTTCTCAAAACCCACTTATACTCGTGAGGTGTCATTCCCGCGAATGCGGGAATCCATAAGCGTTTTAGGTAACGATCATAGTAGGGGCGATTCGCTTTTTCGCCCGTAATGAAAAGCGGATTTGGGATCGCAGATTAATGTGCGATCGCAGCGATAAATTTAATTGCCTTAATTGCCCAATTAATCGCCCCGATCGCCAAAATATCGCCAAAATGATTAAAGACTAATTCAAAGATCGGA encodes:
- a CDS encoding PilN domain-containing protein, whose product is MYSIDINFLNDRPDYKPPDISKPIPGKQTSTASLPFLIGGAAVAVAAICSAGGWWWIVTTKNAQLQAEITKLESESGLLEAEVKKVEELENKTKQYNEQTKFFTSIFNTSVKPLSSLLDELSSILPPGMQLSQISQTLKPAEGENIQANTPWGVISQDIEITGLSPSFAEVNDLLLILKSSPFFNEKETALVEAELIEIPIQVEWTGIGDAPENLTPKVVQYKISTKATNVLASEILPDLQRTNAQGLLSRLNRLQQLGVKFDDTSK
- the pilM gene encoding type IV pilus assembly protein PilM, which encodes MQNLLKKFLPGKAPGLGIEIAPDRINIVQLSQKKPGYKLETFVSVEVGEGLIEEGLIADPPEVAMLIQTALADNNIKARHIATAIPAKEGVIRVVPVPAELNDLELREMVNQEAGLYLPFPREEADVDYQKMGVFEDEDGISKFQVLLVATRKEVTDTYISTFEQAGLKIDVLDLTIFSLLRTIQGELSQLPQEEPVAIADIEFDSTEIAILMDGIPQFSRTIPIGTYQVQMALSQAMNLPPSRQTDMLQEISIPANPTEITGEGTMGESNPGVQAIVKVLSELTDELRRSIDFFINQSEGPDVSQLFLAGPGAAIGQIEEFFSHRLGLPVMIVDPVGDLAIEDEEQKLSQAIHPALGVVLGLGMREV